Proteins encoded by one window of Lycium barbarum isolate Lr01 chromosome 11, ASM1917538v2, whole genome shotgun sequence:
- the LOC132617458 gene encoding heavy metal-associated isoprenylated plant protein 47-like, which produces MKKKIVIDLPLNTDHCRSKAMQIAVRTPGVISVNIDMEKSHLVVIGIGVDFFKLMHCIRRKFKCSRIVIIEEVKPDEKPDPNKTEDKKPCPPTCNPCVPQFYPICQPVYDPYNPTCSIM; this is translated from the exons ATGAAG AAAAAGATTGTGATTGATCTCCCTCTCAACACTGATCACTGTAGATCAAAGGCTATGCAGATTGCTGTAAGAACTCCAG GGGTAATATCAGTGAACATAGACATGGAAAAAAGCCATTTGGTGGTGATTGGAATAGGAGTCGATTTTTTCAAGTTGATGCATTGCATAAGAAGGAAATTCAAGTGTTCTCGAATTGTGATTATTGAAGAAGTGAAACCCGATGAGAAGCCCGACCCGAATAAAACGGAAGATAAAAAACCTTGTCCTCCAACATGCAATCCATGTGTGCCGCAGTTCTATCCAATATGCCAACCCGTTTATGATCCATATAATCCAACTTGCTCCATTatgtga